A stretch of the Lolium perenne isolate Kyuss_39 chromosome 3, Kyuss_2.0, whole genome shotgun sequence genome encodes the following:
- the LOC127325539 gene encoding probable disease resistance protein At1g61300, translated as MGVNKDIELPILQEEEARELFRQSINYQGDLYSDPRIGTHATDLVRAINGLPSELVRYGKSMHGIMDASFWKVAIDDAASKFSRSRSIEDTLRLIEDDPTLGVIGIWGPGGVGKTHLLKKIQGFFRGRMTVIWVTASKECSVLKVQTQILDDLKLKGDGNMRTQSSMIRGFLENKSFLLLLDDVWERIDLDAIGLPLPLGIEPLNKFKRKVVLTTRFTSVCGGMEVKKQIQVPYLREIEAWELFREKVGDQTLFSPGIEDRARILVTEMKGLPLALVTVGRAMYGKFCADQWDSAIQHMKNSCCIDTNEDPLKMEEEVFRKIMFSYDNLKSGRLKNCFLTCALWPEDYEIHKEELAQCWVGIGLVGVGDIQSPYTKAYSLMGDLTGACLLEGCGESNDWVKLHDVIRDMSLWISCGCGKNNGNWFVHAGVGLDEKIGIPWSSAEYISLMFNKMKKLPFVGHPLKLTVLCLQKNNLDETIIDGVLANAATLTYLDLSYNEIKGIPESICYLLELIHLDLSFNKGIQEVPRSFGNLVKLKFLYLQYSSTQIIPKEVISRLQALEIIHVDIMLVSDFVRSNVYTELSTLNHLKVFGTSVILSDAWTSLHDAADLPIRSLRLDALHGGADLPIGSSSLEASAENNEFHLYDILSLDFAQTTLYDLDIAYDRCVTDITLIHRPEQQPYNFGILSNLTLYDLSAWITVKWMGTSPTSVFPRLTCLTVSDCPNLEHLSWAMYLPCLGELDVEYNHSMQKAFTRYHVDNVWSGLESSQTFPCLKQLRLAKCETLVTIADPDVTFPSLEVLLITVCPELKKLPFNMTSLPQSLKVLRMRDTESWERLELEEGVKSFLQPRLQYS; from the exons ATGGGTGTGAACAAAGATATTGAACTTCCTATTTTGCAAGAGGAGGAAGCACGCGAGTTATTTAGACAGTCAATAAATTACCAAGGGGATCTTTATTCTGATCCCCGCATTGGAACACATGCTACTGATCTGGTACGGGCAATAAATGGCCTGCCATCGGAACTGGTACGTTATGGGAAGTCAATGCATGGAATAATGGATGCAAGTTTCTGGAAAGTTGCTATAGATGATGCAGCAAGTAAATTTTCTAGGTCACGTTCG ATAGAAGACACTCTCCGTCTCATTGAGGATGATCCCACATTGGGGGTAATTGGAATATGGGGTCCAGGTGGAGTGGGAAAAACACATCTTCTAAAAAAAATCCAGGGCTTTTTCAGAGGAAGGATGACTGTTATATGGGTCACAGCCTCTAAGGAGTGTTCAGTGCTAAAGGTCCAAACACAAATTTTAGACGACCTAAAACTGAAAGGGGATGGTAATATGAGAACCCAAAGTAGTATGATCCGTGGCTTCCTGGAGAATAAAAGCTTTCTGTTACTATTAGATGACGTTTGGGAAAGAATTGATCTGGACGCAATTGGCTTACCACTTCCCCTTGGAATTGAACCTCTGAACAAATTCAAGAGAAAAGTTGTGCTCACAACAAGATTTACATCCGTTTGTGGTGGGATGGAGGTGAAAAAACAGATTCAAGTTCCATATCTGCGGGAGATTGAGGCATGGGAGCTATTTAGAGAGAAGGTCGGAGACCAAACTCTTTTTTCTCCTGGTATTGAGGATCGTGCAAGAATTCTTGTGACTGAAATGAAGGGATTGCCTTTAGCTTTGGTAACCGTGGGAAGGGCAATGTATGGGAAATTTTGTGCCGATCAATGGGATTCTGCCATCCAACATATGAAAAACTCATGTTGCATTGACACAAATGAAGACCCActgaagatggaggaagaagttTTCAGAAAGATCATGTTTAGCTATGATAACCTGAAAAGCGGGAGGCTGAAGAACTGTTTCTTGACTTGTGCACTATGGCCAGAGGATTATGAGATTCACAAAGAAGAACTCGCTCAATGCTGGGTTGGCATAGGTCTAGTGGGTGTGGGGGACATACAAAGTCCCtacacaaaagcatatagtctgatGGGCGACCTTACAGGTGCATGTTTATTAGAGGGTTGTGGAGAATCAAATGATTGGGTCAAACTACATGATGTGATTCGTGATATGTCTTTATGGATCTCTTGTGGCTGTGGTAAGAACAATGGCAACTGGTTTGTCCATGCAGGAGTTGGCCTAGATGAAAAAATTGGCATCCCTTGGAGCAGTGCAGAATACATCTCATTAATGTTCAACAAGATGAAGAAACTTCCTTTTGTTGGTCATCCGCTAAAACTGACGGTGTTATGCCTTCAGAAAAATAATTTGGATGAAACAATAATAGATGGAGTACTGGCGAATGCCGCTACACTGACATATTTAGATTTGAGTTATAATGAAATCAAGGGGATCCCTGAAAGCATATGTTACCTGCTAGAATTGATACATCTCGACTTATCATTTAATAAGGGGATACAGGAAGTGCCTCGTAGCTTTGGAAACCTCGTTAAGCTCAAGTTCCTATACCTTCAGTATAGTTCCACACAAATAATACCAAAGGAGGTCATATCTAGACTTCAAGCATTGGAAATAATACACGTGGATATTATGTTGGTGTCTGATTTTGTCAGATCTAATGTATATACAGAGCTGAGCACACTGAATCACTTGAAAGTTTTTGGTACATCAGTAATACTTTCGGATGCATGGACATCACTTCATGATGCGGCCGACCTACCCATTCGGTCTTTACGTCTTGACGCACTTCATGGTGGGGCTGACCTACCCATTGGGTCTTCAAGTCTTGAAGCATCCGCTGAAAATAATGAATTCCATCTCTATGATATTTTATCATTGGACTTCGCGCAAACGACCTTGTATGATCTGGATATTGCATACGACCGGTGTGTGACAGATATAACATTAATACATAGACCTGAACAACAACCCTACAATTTTGGTATTCTCAGTAACCTGACCCTGTATGATTTGTCAGCATGGATAACAGTAAAATGGATGGGAACATCTCCAACATCTGTATTTCCAAGGCTCACTTGTTTGACCGTGTCAGACTGCCCCAATCTAGAGCACCTGTCTTGGGCGATGTATCTACCTTGCCTTGGAGAACTCGACGTAGAATATAATCATAGCATGCAGAAGGCTTTTACGAGGTATCATGTTGACAACGTGTGGAGTGGACTAGAAAGTTCCCAGACATTCCCTTGCCTCAAGCAACTTCGTCTTGCGAAATGTGAAACGCTGGTCACTATTGCGGATCCTGATGTGACATTTCCATCCCTAGAGGTGCTGCTGATTACAGTTTGTCCAGAGCTGAAGAAGCTTCCTTTTAACATGACCAGCTTGCCACAAAGTCTGAAGGTTCTACGGATGCGTGATACTGAATCCTGGGAGCGATTGGAACTGGAAGAAGGTGTCAAATCTTTCCTTCAACCCAGGCTTCAATATTCATAA